One window of the Trifolium pratense cultivar HEN17-A07 linkage group LG2, ARS_RC_1.1, whole genome shotgun sequence genome contains the following:
- the LOC123905801 gene encoding uncharacterized membrane protein YjcL-like produces the protein MQVFLVVVGASGSILNLIKTAPSIFIFALVQVTIHLIVLGLGKLFKLDLKLLLLASNANIGGPTTACGMAKAKGWESLVVPGILTGWYGIHEATNSKFDNKMVLLFSMIFVRDCLVVALMQKLVVALNAIVL, from the exons ATGCAGGTATTTTTAGTGGTGGTTGGAGCTAGTGGAAGTATATTGAATTTGATCAAAACAGCCCCAAGTATATTCATATTTGCATTAGTTCAAGTAACTATTCATCTTATTGTTCTTGGATTAGGCAAGTTATTTAAGCTTGATTTGAAGCTATTACTTTTAGCATCAAATGCTAATATTGGAGGCCCTACAACAGCTTGTGGAATGGCTAAGGCTAAAGGCTGGGAATCTTTAGTTGTTCCTGGAATTCTTACAG GGTGGTATGGTATACATGAAGCcactaactccaaattcgataATAAGATGGTTTTACTTTTTTCCATGATTTTTGTAAGGGATTGTCTTGTTGTTGCCTTAATGcaaaagctagttgttgccttaaatgcaattgtgctttga